From Bacillus sp. FSL K6-3431, the proteins below share one genomic window:
- a CDS encoding YtnP family quorum-quenching lactonase has product MEKLQLGKLTLTWLNGGDTYMDGGAMFGVVPKPLWTRKYPVNEKNQIELRSDPILLQLNGKNILIEAGLGYGKLSDKQKRNYGVTEESKVEQSLAKLGLVQEDIDIICMTHLHFDHAGGLTKREGAGLVSTFPNAVIFASEIEWEEMRNPNIRSRNTYWKENWEPIVDQVQTFSNEKEIEGAIKMIHTGGHSDGHCIITIESNGERLIHMGDLMPTHAHQNSLWVLAYDDYPMDSIRAKEKWIPETVKARDWFTFYHDGHYRALKWDEEGNIIAAVKRKRADTE; this is encoded by the coding sequence ATGGAGAAATTGCAGCTTGGAAAACTAACGTTAACATGGCTAAATGGTGGAGACACTTATATGGATGGCGGTGCGATGTTTGGTGTGGTACCGAAACCTTTATGGACAAGAAAATATCCTGTAAATGAAAAGAACCAAATTGAATTAAGGTCAGATCCCATTTTGCTACAGTTGAACGGGAAAAATATTTTGATTGAAGCTGGGCTAGGGTATGGGAAATTGTCTGATAAACAAAAGCGAAATTATGGTGTGACAGAAGAATCAAAGGTGGAGCAATCTTTGGCGAAGCTTGGACTGGTACAAGAGGATATAGATATAATATGCATGACACATTTGCATTTTGATCATGCTGGTGGGCTTACGAAACGAGAAGGAGCTGGATTAGTATCGACTTTTCCTAATGCAGTTATTTTTGCATCTGAGATTGAATGGGAAGAAATGCGAAATCCAAATATTCGCTCCAGAAATACATATTGGAAAGAAAACTGGGAGCCAATTGTCGATCAAGTACAGACTTTTTCAAATGAAAAAGAAATTGAAGGCGCAATCAAGATGATTCACACTGGTGGTCATAGTGATGGCCACTGCATCATCACAATCGAAAGTAATGGAGAACGGCTCATACATATGGGAGATTTAATGCCTACACACGCACATCAGAATTCACTGTGGGTACTTGCCTATGACGATTATCCAATGGACTCCATCCGCGCAAAAGAAAAGTGGATACCTGAAACTGTAAAAGCTAGAGATTGGTTCACATTTTACCATGATGGCCATTATCGCGCGTTAAAATGGGATGAAGAAGGCAATATCATTGCGGCGGTAAAGCGGAAAAGAGCGGATACCGAGTAA
- a CDS encoding YtoQ family protein: protein MKLTVYLAGEIHSTWRSEIKEKVKTLQLPVEFVGPMEDHDRSDGIGAEILGAQPNPIFHDAAASSFNNLRTELLMKKSDLVIAFFGEKYKQWNTAMDASTAITLGKSLILIRPAELHHPLKELSGKANATVQTVNQAIKALAYIFE, encoded by the coding sequence ATGAAGTTAACAGTCTATTTAGCAGGTGAAATTCATAGTACTTGGCGTTCTGAAATAAAAGAAAAAGTGAAAACACTACAACTTCCTGTAGAATTTGTTGGACCGATGGAGGACCATGATCGTTCTGATGGAATTGGAGCGGAAATTTTAGGTGCACAACCTAATCCAATTTTTCATGATGCAGCTGCATCGAGCTTTAATAATTTGCGAACAGAATTGTTAATGAAGAAATCTGATCTTGTCATCGCCTTTTTTGGTGAAAAATATAAACAATGGAATACTGCTATGGACGCGAGTACAGCGATTACACTTGGTAAATCGCTCATCCTTATTCGTCCAGCTGAATTACATCACCCGCTCAAAGAGTTATCTGGAAAAGCAAACGCAACCGTTCAAACCGTCAACCAAGCAATTAAGGCACTCGCTTATATTTTTGAATAA
- a CDS encoding helix-turn-helix transcriptional regulator, producing the protein MQNNLVEFRKKFGLSQDKLAETVKVSRQTIISIEKGRYSPSLPLAFELAKTFHTTIEELFIYEEEK; encoded by the coding sequence TTGCAAAATAACTTAGTCGAGTTTAGAAAAAAGTTTGGACTATCGCAAGATAAATTAGCTGAAACAGTCAAAGTTTCTAGGCAGACGATTATTTCCATTGAAAAAGGTAGATACTCACCTTCCCTACCACTTGCTTTCGAATTAGCGAAAACCTTTCACACGACGATCGAAGAATTATTCATTTATGAAGAAGAGAAATAA
- a CDS encoding Crp/Fnr family transcriptional regulator has translation MMTKWYENRWIAIIWGALRIWLGVQWLQAGLGKMGTFDATGFLTGTIAKAGGEAPVVQGWYAGFVETVALPNVKLFNILIPWGEVLIGVGLILGALTIPALIAGAFMNLNFLMAGTISTNPMLLAVAIILLFVVKGTAYYGVDRFLVPTAINNLKDKGIFKKTRGATAL, from the coding sequence ATGATGACAAAATGGTATGAAAATCGGTGGATAGCAATTATTTGGGGAGCATTAAGAATTTGGTTAGGTGTTCAATGGCTACAAGCTGGATTGGGGAAAATGGGTACATTTGATGCAACAGGCTTTTTAACTGGAACGATTGCAAAAGCAGGTGGAGAAGCACCCGTCGTTCAAGGATGGTACGCAGGATTCGTAGAAACAGTCGCTCTACCAAACGTCAAGTTGTTTAACATTTTAATACCTTGGGGGGAAGTACTTATTGGTGTAGGATTAATTCTTGGCGCACTTACAATCCCTGCACTAATTGCAGGAGCCTTCATGAACTTAAACTTCTTAATGGCAGGCACGATCAGCACTAACCCGATGCTATTAGCAGTAGCAATTATTCTTCTATTCGTTGTAAAAGGCACAGCATATTATGGAGTGGACAGATTCCTAGTTCCAACAGCAATAAACAACTTGAAAGATAAAGGCATTTTTAAGAAAACGCGTGGAGCAACAGCACTATAA
- a CDS encoding M42 family metallopeptidase, translating into MNKDTLDLFKTLTELPGTPGNEHAVRMFMREQLQTYSDEIVQDKLGSIFGKKVGDVNGPTVMVAGHMDEVGFMVTNITENGMIRFQTLGGWWSQVLLAQRVQIITENGIVDGVIGSIPPHLLSEGQRQKPMDVKNMQIDIGADDREDALHIGIKPGQQIVPICPFTPMANPKKIMAKAWDNRYGCGLSIELLKELQGETLPNILYSGATVMEEVGLRGAATATKMIKPDIFFALDASPANDMTGDENEFGQLGKGTLLRIYDRSMVTHKGMREFILDTAETNNIPYQYFVSQGGTDAGRVHMENEGIPSGVIGICSRYIHTHASIIHVDDYAAAKEMIVKLVKTSDRATVDSIIRG; encoded by the coding sequence ATGAATAAAGATACACTGGATTTATTTAAAACGCTAACAGAGTTACCTGGGACACCAGGAAATGAACATGCTGTTCGAATGTTTATGCGTGAACAACTTCAAACATATTCGGATGAAATTGTTCAGGACAAGCTAGGTAGCATTTTTGGCAAAAAGGTTGGAGATGTAAATGGTCCGACTGTGATGGTGGCTGGACATATGGATGAAGTTGGATTTATGGTAACGAATATTACAGAAAATGGCATGATTCGCTTTCAGACGCTTGGTGGTTGGTGGAGTCAAGTGCTGCTCGCCCAACGAGTACAAATTATTACAGAAAATGGTATAGTAGACGGCGTCATCGGATCAATTCCTCCTCATCTTTTAAGTGAGGGTCAACGGCAAAAGCCAATGGATGTAAAAAATATGCAGATCGATATTGGGGCAGATGATCGGGAGGATGCTTTACATATTGGTATTAAGCCTGGTCAACAAATTGTACCTATCTGTCCATTTACACCGATGGCAAATCCGAAGAAAATTATGGCGAAAGCTTGGGATAATCGTTATGGTTGCGGATTATCAATTGAATTATTAAAAGAACTCCAAGGTGAGACGCTACCAAATATTCTTTATTCTGGAGCGACTGTGATGGAGGAAGTTGGCTTACGCGGAGCTGCAACAGCTACCAAAATGATTAAACCGGACATTTTCTTTGCGCTTGATGCTAGTCCTGCAAATGATATGACAGGTGACGAGAATGAATTTGGACAGCTCGGCAAAGGTACGCTTCTGCGGATTTATGATCGCTCAATGGTGACGCATAAAGGAATGCGTGAATTTATTCTTGATACGGCTGAAACCAATAATATTCCATATCAGTATTTTGTTTCTCAAGGTGGAACAGATGCTGGTCGAGTACATATGGAAAATGAAGGCATACCAAGTGGTGTCATTGGTATTTGCTCGCGCTATATTCATACACATGCTTCGATTATTCATGTTGATGATTATGCAGCAGCGAAAGAAATGATCGTTAAACTAGTGAAGACTAGTGATCGTGCAACAGTTGATTCCATCATTCGGGGATAA
- the trmB gene encoding tRNA (guanosine(46)-N7)-methyltransferase TrmB, which yields MRLRHKPWAKEKIETHPYYIIPNPEQYYGKWSTLFDNGFPIHIEVGTGKGQFITEMAKANPEINYIGIELQESVIVAALDRLIEAELPNVKLINTNGEDLRKFFAKSDVERVYLNFSDPWPKKRHEKRRLTFAAFLNVYEDVLVNGGEIHFKTDNRGLFEYSLTSFSKYGLLLTYVSLDLHNSECEGNIMTEYEEKFSAKGHPIYRCEVKYQNELTDDH from the coding sequence ATGCGTTTAAGACATAAACCATGGGCGAAAGAGAAAATTGAAACTCATCCGTATTACATTATTCCGAATCCAGAACAATATTATGGGAAATGGAGTACATTATTTGATAATGGGTTTCCAATTCATATTGAAGTGGGTACAGGGAAAGGCCAATTTATTACTGAAATGGCAAAAGCTAATCCGGAAATTAATTATATTGGAATAGAGCTACAGGAAAGTGTGATCGTTGCCGCATTAGATAGGTTGATTGAAGCGGAGCTGCCAAATGTAAAATTAATTAATACTAATGGAGAAGATTTGCGAAAGTTTTTTGCAAAAAGTGATGTGGAACGTGTCTATTTAAACTTTTCCGATCCATGGCCAAAGAAACGTCATGAGAAAAGACGGCTAACGTTTGCCGCCTTTTTAAATGTGTATGAAGACGTGCTTGTAAACGGAGGAGAAATCCATTTTAAAACAGATAATCGTGGGTTATTTGAGTACTCACTAACAAGCTTTTCAAAGTATGGTCTTTTATTAACATACGTAAGTCTCGATTTGCATAATAGTGAATGTGAAGGAAATATAATGACCGAGTATGAAGAAAAATTCTCTGCTAAGGGCCATCCAATTTATCGCTGTGAAGTAAAATATCAAAATGAGTTAACTGACGATCATTGA
- a CDS encoding DUF84 family protein, with translation MNIAIGSRNTAKVMAVEITLLEAGHSSSIVQVDAPSNVSNMPFSDEETMQGAINRAEFCLANPDIDMAFGLEGGVMETKFGLFLCNWGAVAARGKETIIAGGARIKLPEEIAQRLRLGEELGPLMDEYSQRKNVRSKEGAIGIFTNGAVNRSDMFMHIMKMLVGQLESVNPQAAGYTGIATKRGDLSR, from the coding sequence ATGAACATTGCTATAGGTTCCCGCAATACTGCAAAGGTAATGGCTGTGGAAATAACATTACTGGAAGCAGGGCATTCATCATCTATTGTACAGGTAGATGCACCATCAAATGTAAGCAACATGCCGTTTTCAGATGAAGAGACAATGCAAGGGGCTATCAATAGAGCAGAATTTTGTTTAGCAAACCCTGATATAGATATGGCGTTTGGTTTGGAAGGGGGGGTTATGGAGACCAAATTTGGCTTGTTTTTGTGCAATTGGGGAGCTGTCGCGGCAAGAGGAAAAGAGACAATCATTGCTGGAGGTGCGAGGATCAAGCTGCCCGAAGAGATTGCACAACGCTTGCGATTAGGTGAAGAATTGGGACCATTGATGGATGAATACAGTCAGCGGAAAAACGTACGGTCGAAGGAAGGAGCAATAGGAATTTTCACGAATGGAGCGGTAAATCGTTCAGATATGTTTATGCACATCATGAAAATGCTCGTTGGTCAATTGGAGAGTGTGAATCCGCAAGCTGCGGGTTACACCGGAATCGCCACAAAACGTGGCGATCTCAGCAGATGA
- a CDS encoding ABC transporter substrate-binding protein codes for MKKVALTIGFLILIIGLVACSSSGEKASKEGSKGSKDQIELTMWLWPGMGMDEYIKEYQELNPNIKIKVQETEYADHHQNLLTTLAAGSGAPDIAGVESGYIERFKENNKHFYNLLDYGADDIKEDYLDWRWREAATNDGSSVFGIPTDVGPMAMAYRVDIFEEAGLPTKPEEVSAQMSTWEDYIEAGRKLKAATGKNMFNHVVDLYAAAREQGEKQYFEEDGTLIIEDSELIKNAWNYSVESMDIHNNTERGTTEWSASLAAGDFATVFLPPWMLQNIKNDAPDTAGLWNIALMPGGSGNWGGSLLSLPSQGKHPKEAYEFIKWLMSPQTQLKIFKDKGNFPSTPAVYEEPEVQNLADEFFNRDDLGAIFSEAAEQVEYVYRGPDTGTINTIMGDALKTIADGQAKAGEAWDKAMEEVNRQVER; via the coding sequence ATGAAAAAGGTTGCGCTCACGATTGGTTTTCTGATATTAATTATTGGCCTAGTTGCATGCTCATCATCAGGTGAAAAGGCGAGTAAGGAAGGCTCTAAAGGGTCAAAAGATCAAATAGAATTAACAATGTGGTTATGGCCTGGAATGGGTATGGATGAATACATTAAGGAGTATCAGGAATTAAATCCCAATATTAAAATTAAAGTGCAAGAGACAGAGTATGCTGATCATCACCAAAATCTGCTTACAACACTAGCAGCAGGTTCCGGAGCACCGGATATTGCTGGTGTTGAATCAGGATATATTGAAAGGTTTAAAGAAAATAATAAACATTTTTATAATTTATTAGATTATGGTGCAGATGATATTAAAGAGGATTATCTTGATTGGCGCTGGAGGGAAGCGGCTACGAATGATGGGTCGTCTGTTTTTGGAATACCGACTGATGTAGGTCCAATGGCTATGGCTTATAGGGTAGATATTTTTGAAGAAGCTGGACTTCCAACCAAGCCGGAAGAAGTATCTGCGCAAATGAGTACATGGGAAGACTATATAGAAGCTGGTAGAAAGTTAAAAGCAGCTACAGGTAAAAATATGTTTAATCATGTTGTTGATTTATATGCTGCCGCAAGAGAACAGGGAGAAAAACAATATTTTGAAGAAGATGGAACACTAATTATTGAGGATAGTGAATTAATAAAAAACGCCTGGAATTATTCAGTCGAATCGATGGATATTCATAATAATACCGAACGAGGTACTACTGAATGGTCTGCTTCATTAGCAGCAGGTGATTTCGCTACTGTATTCCTACCACCATGGATGTTACAGAATATTAAGAATGATGCGCCTGATACAGCTGGATTATGGAATATTGCACTTATGCCTGGAGGATCGGGAAACTGGGGAGGGTCGTTATTATCTCTACCTTCGCAAGGGAAACATCCGAAAGAGGCTTATGAGTTTATTAAATGGCTAATGTCACCACAAACTCAATTGAAAATCTTTAAAGATAAAGGGAACTTCCCTTCTACTCCAGCTGTTTATGAAGAGCCTGAAGTACAAAATCTGGCTGATGAGTTTTTTAATCGTGATGATTTAGGGGCAATTTTTTCTGAGGCAGCTGAACAAGTAGAATATGTTTACCGCGGACCAGACACTGGAACGATTAATACCATTATGGGAGATGCATTAAAAACGATAGCGGACGGGCAGGCCAAAGCCGGTGAAGCATGGGATAAGGCAATGGAAGAAGTTAATAGACAGGTTGAACGTTAA
- a CDS encoding PepSY domain-containing protein, whose product MNWKTFLSGAAAGLITGYCLSTKANEKITVSGEKVLANVKHAFKKEGRVDGSWLQMKPEHYQKYAIKTKVYRGGITMNNNGTREQFEFIADAYTGTVLDVYHI is encoded by the coding sequence TTGAATTGGAAAACATTCCTAAGCGGAGCTGCTGCTGGGTTAATTACAGGATATTGTCTTAGTACAAAAGCAAATGAAAAAATCACTGTCTCTGGTGAAAAGGTGCTTGCTAATGTAAAACATGCATTCAAAAAAGAGGGACGTGTAGATGGCTCTTGGCTCCAAATGAAACCAGAACACTACCAAAAATATGCTATCAAAACAAAAGTCTATCGTGGTGGAATTACTATGAACAATAACGGCACGCGCGAGCAATTTGAATTCATTGCAGATGCATACACAGGAACTGTCCTTGACGTTTATCACATCTAA
- a CDS encoding carbohydrate ABC transporter permease, whose translation MEKNIDIKEGFNIRGRKYSQKAADRRSGYLFISPFFILFGVFGVFPLLFTAYLSFHKWDILGSKEFIGFRNYKLLFTNDPLFWKALGNTFSIWALSTIPQLIAALVIAFLLNQASLKGKAFFRLGIFMPNVTSIVAVAIVFSAMFGTKYGIVNYLLSFVGIEPIHWSGSYFGTHIVISAMVMWRWIGYNAIIYLAGLQGISKDLYEAAIIDGANKMQQLIFITIPLLKPIIIFTVLQSTIGGMQIFTEPMLFGVGGNNQGLTVTLYLYEEAFTRFSFGYAAAIAWLLFIIIIIFSLINVLLTKRIRSA comes from the coding sequence GTGGAAAAAAATATAGATATTAAGGAAGGCTTTAATATAAGGGGTAGGAAATACAGTCAGAAAGCGGCGGATAGACGATCTGGCTATTTGTTTATATCTCCATTCTTTATTTTATTTGGTGTATTTGGGGTATTTCCTTTATTATTTACAGCATATTTGTCATTCCACAAATGGGATATTTTAGGATCAAAGGAGTTTATTGGTTTTCGTAATTATAAACTTTTATTTACGAATGATCCATTATTTTGGAAGGCTCTAGGTAATACATTTAGTATTTGGGCATTATCAACCATTCCGCAATTAATAGCTGCTTTAGTTATTGCATTCTTATTAAATCAAGCATCTTTAAAAGGAAAAGCATTTTTTAGGCTAGGAATATTTATGCCAAATGTAACTTCAATAGTTGCAGTAGCTATCGTTTTTTCCGCCATGTTTGGTACGAAGTATGGAATTGTTAACTATTTATTATCATTTGTAGGGATTGAGCCAATTCATTGGAGCGGCTCTTATTTCGGAACCCATATTGTTATTTCAGCAATGGTGATGTGGCGTTGGATAGGCTATAATGCGATTATTTACCTTGCTGGCTTACAAGGTATATCAAAAGATTTGTATGAGGCCGCGATTATTGACGGAGCGAATAAAATGCAGCAATTAATTTTTATTACTATCCCATTATTAAAGCCTATTATTATCTTTACTGTACTTCAATCCACGATTGGAGGAATGCAAATTTTCACCGAGCCGATGTTATTTGGTGTAGGAGGTAACAATCAGGGATTAACGGTAACGTTATATTTATACGAAGAAGCATTTACAAGATTTTCATTTGGATATGCTGCAGCAATCGCATGGTTATTGTTTATTATCATTATTATTTTCTCACTTATTAATGTTTTACTTACAAAAAGAATTAGATCAGCCTAA
- a CDS encoding acetoin reductase: MGNQKTAVITGSAQGIGKGIAKRLANDGFAIVLSDMNEEVLQGTVKEFKEKNINVASFVGDVSNPEDQIALVNTAVEHFGSVDVFINNAGIEQVSPLVNVQPAELEKVFQVNVFSVLYGIQAAAEQMKKQESGGKIINACSIAGHQAFSMLGTYSASKFAVRAFTQAAAQELAKDKITVNAYCPGIVGTGMWDRIDAGMVEYMGLKKGEAFKKFAEGIALGRTQEPEDVANFVSYLASSDSDYMTGQSIMIDGGIVYN; encoded by the coding sequence ATGGGAAATCAAAAAACAGCGGTTATTACGGGGAGTGCGCAAGGTATTGGCAAAGGCATTGCAAAACGATTAGCAAACGATGGTTTTGCAATCGTTCTAAGCGATATGAATGAAGAAGTGCTTCAAGGGACAGTTAAAGAATTCAAAGAGAAAAACATCAACGTTGCTTCATTTGTTGGGGATGTTTCCAACCCTGAGGATCAAATAGCTTTAGTTAATACAGCTGTGGAACATTTCGGTAGCGTGGACGTTTTTATTAATAATGCGGGAATTGAACAAGTTTCCCCCCTTGTTAATGTCCAGCCAGCTGAGTTAGAAAAAGTTTTTCAAGTGAATGTATTTAGTGTGCTATATGGAATTCAAGCTGCCGCTGAGCAAATGAAAAAGCAGGAATCAGGTGGTAAAATCATTAATGCATGTAGTATTGCGGGGCACCAAGCATTTTCCATGTTAGGTACTTATTCTGCTTCAAAATTTGCTGTTCGAGCATTTACACAGGCAGCCGCACAAGAGCTTGCAAAAGATAAAATCACTGTAAATGCGTATTGTCCTGGGATTGTTGGCACAGGAATGTGGGATAGGATAGATGCAGGCATGGTTGAATATATGGGTTTAAAAAAAGGAGAAGCCTTTAAAAAATTTGCTGAAGGCATAGCGTTGGGTCGTACACAAGAACCAGAAGACGTGGCAAACTTTGTTTCTTATCTTGCGTCTTCAGACTCTGACTATATGACCGGCCAATCAATTATGATTGATGGTGGTATTGTATATAATTAA
- a CDS encoding YtzH-like family protein gives MSLTHNNQVQLLEDILNNHLEDCCGTVSECQQLERLVQSLLGNQAIPEQMQPLLENIYAYCQEGCQSNDLNNHIHSNQEQLSQWVGEIDTYSALL, from the coding sequence ATGTCCCTCACACATAATAATCAAGTCCAATTATTAGAAGATATCTTAAATAATCATTTGGAAGACTGTTGTGGAACTGTTTCTGAATGTCAGCAACTGGAGCGACTCGTTCAATCATTATTAGGAAATCAAGCGATACCCGAACAGATGCAGCCACTTCTCGAAAACATATACGCATATTGCCAAGAAGGATGTCAATCTAACGATCTAAACAACCACATCCATTCTAATCAGGAACAACTTTCCCAATGGGTAGGGGAAATCGATACATATTCAGCATTACTTTAA
- a CDS encoding DNA-3-methyladenine glycosylase family protein — MWQEKIEVIGPYHFDLALSRLAIDPLHIVDRKERTVKVPIYGKIPEVATVQAVGTTEKPAFLVSGFDHSTKTYVLEKISFIFQLHTSLNKIQEHFSETALKNIFDIHRGTPIVLDFSLYTTLIKSIIHQQVNLAFAFSLTEQFVKTFGFQIDGIPFYPTAKTVSGLHIEQLRKLKFSQRKAEYIIDLSKSITNGELNLEDLSQQSDEYVMKELVKIRGIGPWTAQNFLLFGLGRPNLFPYADIGIQNAMKQLYGLERKPTMEEMLNYSIEWHPYLSFASLYLWRSIEPKNEG, encoded by the coding sequence ATGTGGCAAGAGAAAATAGAAGTTATTGGTCCCTATCATTTTGATTTAGCGTTAAGCAGACTTGCAATTGATCCGCTTCATATTGTCGACCGCAAGGAAAGGACTGTAAAGGTTCCTATCTATGGGAAGATTCCGGAAGTCGCAACAGTACAGGCAGTTGGAACAACAGAAAAACCAGCTTTTCTTGTAAGTGGTTTTGATCATTCGACGAAAACGTATGTGCTTGAAAAAATTAGTTTTATTTTTCAGTTGCATACTTCACTTAATAAAATTCAAGAACATTTTTCAGAAACAGCGTTAAAAAATATTTTTGATATTCATCGCGGGACACCAATCGTACTTGATTTTTCTTTGTACACTACTTTAATAAAATCGATTATCCATCAACAGGTGAACTTAGCATTTGCGTTCTCACTTACCGAACAATTCGTAAAAACATTTGGCTTCCAAATCGACGGTATCCCTTTTTACCCAACAGCTAAAACAGTGTCTGGGTTACATATAGAGCAATTAAGGAAGCTAAAATTCAGCCAGCGTAAAGCGGAGTATATCATTGATTTATCGAAAAGCATTACAAACGGTGAGTTGAATCTAGAAGACTTATCGCAACAATCGGATGAATATGTAATGAAAGAATTAGTCAAGATACGTGGGATTGGTCCGTGGACCGCACAGAACTTTCTATTATTCGGACTTGGTCGACCTAATCTTTTTCCCTACGCTGATATTGGTATCCAAAACGCAATGAAGCAATTATACGGCTTAGAGCGAAAACCAACGATGGAGGAAATGCTGAATTATAGTATAGAATGGCATCCATATCTCAGCTTTGCGTCCCTTTATTTATGGAGAAGTATAGAACCCAAGAATGAAGGGTAA
- a CDS encoding carbohydrate ABC transporter permease has product MKEVGEKKLPKILLYVFITISTLISIFPFYWMFVIGSNTTSDINKFPPIVIPGSNFLVNAKQVFERIDFFGSILNSLIISTAITLSVLFFCSLAGFAFSKLHFKGRDGMFIFLLATMMIPPQLGLIPNFMLISSLGWLDDIKAVIVPGMVSAFGVFWMRQFISSAVPYELIEASRIDGCSNFRTYWNIVIPAVRPGLATLGIVTFMGAWNDFLWPLIVLKDQSSHTIQIALRTLNDVYFTDYSMILAGTFMATLPILIVFLLFSKQFIAGITDGAVKS; this is encoded by the coding sequence GTGAAGGAAGTCGGAGAAAAAAAATTACCGAAAATATTATTGTATGTATTTATCACTATAAGTACCTTAATTTCAATCTTTCCTTTTTATTGGATGTTTGTGATAGGTTCAAATACTACGAGCGATATTAATAAATTTCCACCTATAGTCATACCAGGATCTAATTTTTTAGTGAATGCAAAACAAGTATTTGAACGAATTGACTTTTTTGGTTCTATATTGAATTCATTGATCATCTCAACTGCGATCACTTTATCTGTACTATTCTTTTGTTCTTTAGCGGGTTTTGCGTTTTCTAAGTTACATTTTAAAGGGCGCGATGGAATGTTTATATTTTTGCTTGCTACAATGATGATTCCTCCTCAATTAGGGCTTATACCTAATTTTATGCTAATCAGTTCATTGGGTTGGTTAGATGATATAAAAGCGGTTATCGTTCCGGGAATGGTATCAGCATTCGGTGTGTTTTGGATGAGACAATTTATTTCATCTGCCGTTCCGTACGAGCTTATTGAGGCATCGAGAATTGATGGATGTAGTAATTTCAGAACATATTGGAATATTGTTATACCCGCAGTTCGCCCTGGATTAGCAACACTGGGAATTGTCACTTTTATGGGAGCATGGAACGATTTTTTATGGCCCCTAATTGTCTTAAAAGATCAAAGTTCTCACACAATTCAAATAGCATTAAGAACACTTAACGATGTTTATTTTACAGATTACTCAATGATTCTTGCTGGTACATTTATGGCGACACTACCTATTTTAATTGTATTCCTTCTATTTAGTAAGCAATTTATCGCCGGTATTACAGATGGTGCTGTAAAAAGTTGA